The Candidatus Sericytochromatia bacterium genome has a window encoding:
- a CDS encoding nucleotidyltransferase domain-containing protein produces the protein MPRARPLIVGSAVRLNEQQQQAIVTTFHEVFGEGRVLLFGSRTDDTRKGGDIDLYAQPAARDALMEKRVTFLARLKRRIGEQKVDLVIASDPARPIEQAALQQGILLCPTR, from the coding sequence TTGCCGCGTGCGCGCCCCCTGATTGTGGGTAGCGCTGTGCGCTTGAACGAACAGCAACAACAAGCCATCGTCACCACCTTTCACGAGGTGTTCGGGGAGGGGCGGGTGCTGCTTTTCGGCAGCCGCACGGACGACACCCGGAAGGGGGGGGACATCGACCTGTATGCCCAGCCCGCCGCGCGCGACGCCTTGATGGAGAAGCGCGTGACCTTCCTCGCCAGGCTGAAGCGCAGAATCGGCGAGCAGAAAGTGGACCTCGTGATCGCCAGCGACCCGGCTCGTCCGATCGAGCAAGCGGCCCTGCAACAAGGCATTCTCCTGTGTCCGACGCGCTGA
- the ychF gene encoding redox-regulated ATPase YchF translates to MLRAGIVGLPNVGKSTLFNAITAAGAQAANFPFCTIDPNVGVVEVPDERLGVLAKLSKTLKIIPTAIEFVDIAGLVRGASKGEGLGNKFLAHIREVDAIVHVVRCFEDDDITHVEGSVNPVRDIETINLELAMADLSTVEKRMERLQREIRANNKEAIAENAFLERLKEILEGGVPLNFVIKPSAEEKAWLQPLNLLTDKPVIFAANVAENDLATADDLELVKQVKAYAAEHGQVVATISAQIEAELRELGPEEAQAYLADLGVTEGGLGRLVRATYAALNLITYFTAGEKEVHAWTITRGTKAPQAAGVIHTDFEKGFIRAETIGYDDLVTSGSKVGAKEKGLVRLEGKEYVVLDGDVMEFRFNV, encoded by the coding sequence ATGCTGCGCGCCGGAATCGTCGGATTGCCCAATGTCGGCAAGTCCACCCTCTTCAACGCCATCACCGCCGCCGGTGCCCAGGCCGCCAACTTTCCGTTCTGCACGATCGACCCCAACGTGGGCGTGGTCGAGGTCCCCGATGAGCGCCTCGGCGTGCTGGCGAAGCTCTCCAAGACGCTGAAAATCATCCCCACGGCCATCGAATTCGTGGACATCGCGGGCCTCGTGCGCGGTGCCTCGAAGGGCGAGGGCCTCGGCAACAAGTTCCTGGCGCACATCCGCGAGGTGGACGCGATCGTCCACGTGGTGCGCTGCTTCGAAGACGACGACATCACCCACGTCGAGGGCAGCGTGAACCCGGTGCGCGACATCGAGACGATCAACCTGGAGCTGGCGATGGCCGACCTCTCGACCGTCGAGAAACGCATGGAGCGCCTGCAGCGGGAGATTCGCGCCAACAACAAGGAGGCGATCGCCGAGAACGCCTTCCTGGAGCGCCTCAAAGAGATTCTCGAAGGCGGCGTGCCCCTCAACTTCGTGATCAAGCCGTCGGCCGAGGAAAAGGCCTGGCTGCAGCCCCTGAACCTGCTCACGGACAAGCCCGTCATCTTCGCGGCCAACGTGGCCGAGAACGACCTTGCGACAGCCGACGACCTGGAGCTGGTCAAGCAGGTGAAGGCCTACGCCGCCGAACACGGGCAGGTGGTGGCGACCATCTCGGCCCAGATCGAGGCCGAGCTGCGCGAGCTCGGCCCCGAAGAGGCGCAGGCCTACCTGGCCGACCTCGGCGTCACCGAGGGCGGCCTCGGCCGGCTCGTGCGCGCCACCTACGCGGCGCTCAACCTCATCACCTACTTCACGGCCGGCGAGAAGGAGGTCCACGCCTGGACCATCACGCGCGGCACCAAGGCCCCGCAGGCCGCCGGCGTGATCCACACCGATTTCGAGAAGGGCTTCATCCGCGCCGAGACGATCGGCTACGACGATCTCGTGACCTCAGGCTCCAAGGTGGGCGCGAAGGAGAAGGGGCTCGTGCGGCTGGAGGGCAAGGAGTACGTGGTGCTGGATGGGGACGTGATGGAGTTCCGGTTCAACGTCTGA
- a CDS encoding DNA polymerase produces the protein MQPTSPTLIGPADLAGLAERLQAAEAIGVDTETTALNPLDGRLRLLSLALPEETFLLDLDAIPELGPLREVFGAPRPIKVFHHAKFDLRWLLHHHGLRVQSVFDTMLASQLLHETDQHGLAPVVRHYLRRVLDKQEQRSDWSGALTPAQLAYAATDAAVLLPLRAALRPRLIDAGLARIALIEFAVAGVVAEMENTGVLLDVPAWTRLWQAAETRFRTVEAELQQELAGTRVQLALMPDLAPALNLHSSSQLKQALSRLGLTLTDTHEAALQAIAHQHPVVPKILAWRQLQKAVSAYGDGLLQHVHPKTGRIHAHFQQLFASTGRFSCSQPNLQNIPADPDHRACFTAPPGCKLVVADYSQIELRILAELSGDAAFRRAFEQELDLHRMTASEMFWVPYEAVTPAQRQAAKGINFGLIYGRGANSLAAELGVTVERARELIQRYFETYRGVDAWLKATAHTAIADRELRSLGGRRARFQFDEHDRAAVAAAERAGKNFPIQATNSDILKQAMVQLPAALAPLGARLVNCVHDELVVEAPAEAAEATAEAVRNVMVTAARSFLQATPVRVDTQIGDAWLK, from the coding sequence ATGCAGCCGACTTCTCCCACCCTGATCGGCCCGGCGGACCTGGCAGGCCTGGCGGAGCGACTGCAGGCGGCCGAGGCGATCGGGGTGGACACCGAGACGACGGCCTTGAATCCGCTGGATGGCCGCCTGCGGCTGCTGTCGCTGGCCCTGCCGGAGGAGACCTTCCTGCTCGATCTCGACGCGATCCCCGAGTTAGGGCCGCTGCGGGAGGTGTTCGGCGCCCCGCGCCCGATCAAGGTCTTTCACCACGCCAAGTTCGACCTGCGCTGGTTGCTGCATCACCACGGGCTGCGGGTGCAAAGCGTCTTCGACACCATGCTGGCCAGCCAGCTGTTGCACGAGACGGACCAGCACGGCCTCGCACCGGTGGTGCGCCACTACCTCAGGCGCGTGCTCGACAAGCAAGAACAGCGCAGTGACTGGAGCGGCGCGCTGACGCCGGCCCAGCTGGCCTACGCGGCGACCGATGCGGCGGTGTTGCTGCCCCTGCGGGCGGCGCTGCGCCCGCGACTGATCGACGCGGGGCTGGCCCGCATCGCCCTGATCGAGTTTGCGGTGGCCGGCGTGGTGGCCGAGATGGAGAACACCGGCGTGTTGCTGGATGTCCCGGCCTGGACGCGGCTCTGGCAGGCCGCCGAAACGCGCTTCCGGACGGTGGAAGCGGAGCTGCAGCAGGAACTGGCCGGCACGCGCGTGCAGCTGGCGCTCATGCCGGATCTCGCCCCGGCCCTGAACCTGCACTCCAGCTCGCAGCTGAAACAGGCGCTGTCGCGGCTGGGTCTCACCCTCACCGATACCCACGAAGCGGCCCTGCAGGCGATCGCCCACCAGCACCCGGTGGTCCCCAAGATCCTGGCCTGGCGCCAGCTTCAAAAGGCCGTCTCGGCCTATGGAGACGGTCTGCTGCAGCATGTGCACCCCAAAACCGGGCGGATCCACGCCCACTTCCAGCAGCTGTTCGCCAGCACGGGGCGCTTCAGTTGCTCGCAGCCCAACTTGCAGAACATTCCGGCCGACCCGGACCACCGCGCCTGCTTCACCGCCCCGCCCGGCTGCAAGCTGGTGGTGGCCGACTACTCCCAAATTGAACTGCGCATCCTGGCCGAACTCAGTGGCGATGCGGCCTTCCGCCGGGCCTTCGAGCAGGAACTGGACCTGCATCGCATGACCGCCTCCGAGATGTTCTGGGTGCCCTATGAGGCCGTCACCCCCGCCCAGCGACAGGCCGCCAAGGGCATCAACTTCGGGCTGATCTACGGCCGCGGCGCCAACAGCCTGGCCGCGGAACTGGGTGTCACGGTCGAGCGCGCGCGGGAGCTGATCCAGCGCTACTTCGAGACCTACCGCGGGGTGGATGCCTGGCTCAAGGCCACCGCCCACACCGCCATCGCCGATCGCGAGCTGCGCTCGCTCGGGGGCCGGCGGGCCCGCTTCCAGTTCGACGAACACGACCGCGCGGCCGTGGCCGCCGCCGAACGCGCCGGCAAGAACTTCCCGATCCAGGCCACCAACAGCGACATCCTCAAGCAGGCCATGGTCCAGCTGCCGGCCGCCCTGGCACCGCTAGGGGCGCGCCTGGTCAACTGCGTGCACGACGAACTGGTGGTGGAAGCCCCGGCCGAGGCGGCCGAAGCGACGGCTGAAGCCGTGCGGAACGTGATGGTGACGGCGGCTCGGAGCTTCCTGCAGGCCACGCCGGTGCGGGTCGACACCCAGATCGGGGATGCCTGGCTCAAGTGA
- a CDS encoding TrkA family potassium uptake protein — MYIVIAGGGLMGLSLAEALVAHRHDVLVIDPEPAVTEYAHTEIGAMVHTGSATDPRVLEAVGMRRADIAVAVMRNDALNLAFILLAKSFGVPRRLVRMREKDFEEAYRLAGATTIVSSVKPLIDQMMVNIEYPDIRSLMRFNKGNIDVFEVTVPPQADVAGLTVEAIARLPDFPPTCNFVAVENAYGTLEIARGTTEVPGGSTAILLAMEVDLDAVIRLLTRPRGGA, encoded by the coding sequence GTGTACATCGTGATTGCGGGGGGCGGCCTGATGGGGCTTTCGCTGGCCGAAGCGCTGGTGGCCCATCGGCACGACGTGCTGGTGATCGACCCGGAACCCGCCGTGACGGAGTATGCCCACACGGAGATCGGGGCGATGGTGCATACCGGCTCGGCCACCGACCCGCGCGTGCTGGAAGCGGTGGGCATGCGGCGAGCCGACATCGCCGTGGCGGTCATGCGCAACGATGCCCTGAACCTGGCCTTCATCTTGCTGGCCAAGAGTTTCGGCGTGCCCCGCCGCCTGGTACGCATGCGCGAGAAGGACTTCGAGGAAGCCTATCGCCTGGCCGGCGCCACCACGATCGTGTCCTCGGTCAAACCGCTGATCGACCAGATGATGGTCAACATCGAATATCCCGACATCCGCTCGCTGATGCGCTTCAACAAGGGCAACATTGACGTCTTCGAGGTGACGGTGCCGCCCCAGGCCGACGTGGCGGGCCTGACGGTCGAGGCGATCGCCCGCCTGCCCGATTTCCCGCCCACCTGCAACTTCGTGGCGGTAGAGAATGCCTACGGCACGCTGGAAATCGCGCGCGGCACGACGGAGGTACCAGGCGGCTCGACCGCGATCCTGCTCGCGATGGAGGTCGACCTGGATGCGGTGATCCGACTGCTGACTCGACCACGCGGCGGAGCCTGA
- a CDS encoding phosphatidylserine/phosphatidylglycerophosphate/cardiolipin synthase family protein, with translation MSRRVLCSVALLALTACGVVRDPVALRRAPASLAAALNDEPGLSDEPTEVLLEPSRPTRRPRSVRSGNWARLHTSSYETLPALKALINGAERTLLIETFNFGNDSMGRQVYPLLIARANAGVQVKVIADYVGSRFLPKHAEMVRELREAGVDVRLYRPRWIVKDDQRRGINIDHRKVYIADNKRALVGGVNLMADFDTHTQDVLVEWRGPIVGDLVAEYQTDWRATGGYAFNLPPIPAQQPDGEVVAQVVVTSPGEARYEGRDTIYAAIEGAQRQIDISNQYLWDDGLIRRLLAALQRGVRVRAVVPGDEDHAYAKSLHNEELKRLVDAGAEARLFTGTHPKAHLHTKYFGVDDTWVAIGSINGDTRALMDNQELDTIIQNAWLANEFRERMFRRDWTDWSKPYVYKPGGVINKPFRTLLEIIDYYL, from the coding sequence ATGTCGCGCCGTGTGCTGTGCAGCGTCGCGTTGCTGGCCCTGACGGCTTGTGGGGTGGTGCGCGACCCGGTGGCCCTCCGGCGGGCACCGGCTTCTCTGGCGGCCGCGCTCAACGACGAACCTGGCCTGAGTGACGAACCGACCGAGGTGCTGCTGGAGCCCTCTCGCCCGACCCGTCGCCCGCGCAGCGTCCGCTCAGGCAACTGGGCGCGGCTGCACACCTCGTCCTACGAGACCCTGCCCGCCCTCAAGGCCCTGATCAACGGCGCGGAGCGCACCCTGCTGATCGAGACCTTCAATTTCGGTAACGACTCGATGGGCCGCCAGGTCTATCCGTTGCTGATCGCGCGGGCCAACGCCGGGGTGCAGGTCAAGGTGATTGCCGATTACGTGGGCAGCCGTTTCTTGCCGAAGCACGCCGAGATGGTCCGCGAACTGCGGGAGGCAGGTGTGGATGTGCGGCTGTATCGGCCGCGCTGGATCGTCAAGGACGATCAGCGGCGTGGCATCAACATCGACCACCGCAAGGTCTACATCGCCGACAACAAGCGCGCCCTGGTGGGGGGCGTGAACCTGATGGCCGATTTCGACACCCACACGCAGGACGTGCTGGTCGAATGGCGCGGTCCGATCGTGGGCGACCTGGTGGCCGAGTATCAGACCGACTGGCGGGCGACCGGGGGCTACGCGTTCAATCTGCCGCCGATCCCGGCGCAGCAACCGGACGGCGAGGTCGTCGCTCAAGTGGTGGTCACCAGCCCGGGGGAGGCGCGTTACGAAGGCCGTGACACGATCTACGCCGCAATCGAGGGCGCTCAGCGCCAGATCGACATCTCCAACCAGTACCTGTGGGACGACGGCCTGATCCGGCGCTTGCTGGCCGCCCTGCAACGCGGGGTGCGGGTGCGCGCGGTCGTGCCGGGCGACGAGGATCACGCCTACGCCAAGTCCCTCCACAACGAAGAGCTCAAGCGGCTGGTCGATGCGGGCGCTGAGGCGCGCCTGTTCACCGGCACCCATCCCAAGGCTCACCTGCATACCAAGTATTTCGGCGTGGATGACACCTGGGTCGCGATCGGCTCGATCAACGGCGACACACGCGCGTTGATGGACAACCAGGAGCTCGACACGATCATCCAGAATGCCTGGCTGGCCAATGAGTTCCGGGAACGGATGTTCCGGCGCGACTGGACCGATTGGTCCAAGCCGTATGTCTACAAGCCGGGTGGGGTGATCAACAAGCCCTTCCGCACCCTGCTTGAGATC